One region of Pseudomonas sp. B21-040 genomic DNA includes:
- a CDS encoding MFS transporter has product MNNHIGTIKRWRVQIFAITWLAYAAFYFTRKAFSVAKLGIAEDPTFMLDKMAMANLDAIYLAAYALGQFTWGLLADRFGPRVVVLGGLLISAAAALVMGSFATLPIFATCMLIQGLAQSTGWSGLCKNIGSFFPAQQRGRVLGLWSSCYAFGGLVASPFAGWWAYTLIGTWHAAFISSAAVVGLVAVLFFIFQRNKPQDVGLPAVDIEPELTAEEADAQSRISVLQPLKEILRNRTVLVLGLAYFLLKPARYAILLWGPVIVFEQMPTVGKVGAAIIPTAFELAGLLGPILLGLASDKLFGARRMPACVISLLALTVSLALFMGALHTGSVLLVVALLFVMGLTLYGPDSMISGAAAIDFGTAKAGATAAGFVNGCGSVGAILGGLLPGYFDSVTVFIVFAGCALFSALVLIPHWNSRPAGLRANYPFVPNRAMAIKPLRT; this is encoded by the coding sequence ATGAATAATCACATCGGCACCATCAAGCGTTGGCGCGTGCAGATCTTCGCGATCACCTGGCTCGCCTACGCTGCTTTCTACTTCACCCGCAAAGCGTTTTCCGTGGCAAAACTGGGGATCGCCGAAGACCCCACCTTCATGCTCGACAAAATGGCCATGGCCAACCTCGACGCGATCTACCTGGCGGCGTATGCCCTCGGGCAATTCACCTGGGGCCTGCTTGCCGACCGCTTTGGTCCCCGGGTCGTGGTGCTTGGCGGGTTACTGATTTCGGCGGCGGCTGCGCTGGTGATGGGCAGCTTCGCGACACTGCCGATCTTCGCCACCTGCATGTTGATTCAAGGCCTGGCGCAGTCCACCGGTTGGTCGGGGCTGTGCAAGAACATCGGCAGTTTCTTCCCTGCACAGCAGCGCGGAAGGGTGCTTGGGTTGTGGAGCTCCTGCTACGCCTTTGGCGGGTTGGTGGCCTCGCCGTTTGCCGGTTGGTGGGCCTACACGCTCATCGGCACCTGGCATGCGGCGTTCATTTCCAGTGCGGCGGTGGTTGGGCTGGTCGCCGTGCTGTTTTTTATTTTTCAACGCAACAAACCGCAAGACGTCGGTCTGCCGGCGGTGGACATCGAACCTGAGTTGACGGCTGAAGAGGCTGACGCCCAAAGCAGGATCAGCGTTCTGCAACCCCTGAAGGAAATCCTGCGCAACCGCACGGTGCTGGTGTTGGGTCTGGCGTACTTTCTGCTGAAACCGGCGCGTTACGCCATTCTGTTGTGGGGCCCGGTGATCGTTTTCGAACAGATGCCGACGGTGGGCAAGGTCGGCGCGGCGATAATTCCGACTGCGTTCGAACTGGCCGGATTGCTCGGGCCGATTCTGCTGGGGCTGGCCTCGGACAAACTGTTCGGCGCTCGCCGCATGCCGGCCTGCGTGATCAGTCTGTTGGCGCTGACCGTGTCTCTCGCCTTGTTCATGGGCGCCCTGCATACCGGCAGTGTCTTGCTGGTGGTGGCCTTGCTGTTTGTCATGGGCCTGACCCTGTACGGGCCGGACTCGATGATCAGCGGCGCGGCGGCGATTGATTTCGGCACCGCCAAGGCAGGCGCGACGGCGGCAGGTTTCGTCAACGGTTGCGGTTCGGTCGGGGCAATTCTCGGTGGGTTGCTGCCAGGTTACTTCGACTCGGTCACGGTGTTCATTGTCTTCGCCGGCTGCGCGTTGTTCTCGGCCCTGGTGTTGATCCCCCACTGGAACAGCCGCCCGGCTGGCCTGCGTGCCAATTACCCGTTCGTGCCCAATCGGGCGATGGCCATCAAACCCCTGCGTACCTGA
- a CDS encoding LysR substrate-binding domain-containing protein gives MNLFQLRAFDAVAREGSFTRAAARLFISQPAVTGHIKALEEHYQITLLRRTARRVELTEEGTKLAAITRAMFGLAEEAQVMLEANRQLLTGRLEVAADGPHMVMPMLASLRARYPGITVNLRLGNAQETLAALLSEHADVAVLTEVEPRKGLHLQALNESRICALVPQNHPWSKAPSVKLKELDQVIMVLREPSSITRRTFDDACATAKVNPRVLLELDSREAVTEAVAAELGVGVVSSVEVSHDPRVAAVPIIGEGLVNRHMIGCMERRRDLRLIQAFFGLAPVS, from the coding sequence ATGAACCTGTTCCAGCTTCGGGCCTTTGATGCGGTGGCCCGTGAAGGCAGCTTCACCCGTGCTGCCGCGCGGTTGTTCATCAGTCAGCCGGCGGTGACCGGGCACATCAAGGCCCTGGAGGAGCATTACCAGATCACCTTGTTGCGACGTACCGCTCGTCGAGTGGAACTGACGGAGGAGGGCACCAAACTGGCGGCGATCACCCGGGCCATGTTCGGCCTGGCGGAAGAGGCGCAAGTGATGCTCGAAGCGAATCGGCAGTTGCTGACCGGGCGCCTGGAAGTGGCAGCGGACGGCCCGCACATGGTGATGCCGATGCTGGCCAGTCTGCGCGCACGCTATCCGGGGATCACCGTGAACCTGCGGCTGGGCAATGCTCAGGAAACCCTGGCGGCGTTATTGTCCGAGCATGCCGACGTGGCAGTACTGACCGAGGTTGAACCGCGCAAAGGCCTGCATTTGCAAGCGTTGAATGAATCGCGAATTTGCGCGTTGGTGCCGCAAAATCATCCGTGGTCCAAGGCACCCAGCGTCAAGCTCAAGGAGCTGGATCAGGTGATCATGGTGTTGCGTGAGCCGAGTTCGATTACGCGACGCACGTTCGATGACGCGTGTGCGACGGCGAAGGTCAATCCACGGGTGTTGCTGGAGCTGGACAGTCGTGAAGCGGTGACCGAAGCCGTGGCCGCCGAGTTGGGGGTCGGTGTGGTGTCGTCGGTGGAAGTCAGCCATGACCCACGGGTGGCGGCAGTGCCGATCATCGGCGAGGGGCTGGTGAACCGGCACATGATCGGGTGCATGGAGCGGCGGCGGGATTTGCGCTTGATTCAGGCGTTTTTCGGGTTGGCGCCTGTCAGTTAG
- a CDS encoding FAD-dependent oxidoreductase, whose product MRPFWLDQALKADTSDTCPALEGNTRADVCIVGGGYTGLWTAIMLKEQNPELDVVLIEADICGAGASGRNGGCALSWSAKYFTLERLFGVEEAVRLVKESERSIYAIGTFCEQYGVDADFRLDGTLYTATNHAQCGSTDAVIAALARNGINSFTQRPVADVQRMAGSRKHLEGWFSPAAASVQPGKLVRGLRRVALQLGVRIHENTAMTGLEEGTPAGVETPKGTVCADRVVLAMNAWMARAFPQFERSVAIVSSDMLITEPRPDLLNEIGLTSGVTVLDSRIFVHYYHNTPDGRIMLGKGGNTFAYGGRMLPVFDQPSPYAGLLKDSLSEFFPAFAGVKVEATWNGPSDRSVTGLPFFGQMSASGNVFYGFGYSGSGVGPCHMGGQILASMVLGLDNAWTRSPLVNGPLGFFPPEPIRYLGSLMVRNAIRRKERAEDHGRRPRHLDVRLAKLAAAAGKADKG is encoded by the coding sequence ATGAGACCCTTTTGGCTGGACCAAGCCTTAAAGGCTGATACGTCCGACACCTGCCCGGCGCTGGAGGGCAACACCCGCGCGGATGTGTGCATTGTCGGTGGCGGCTACACCGGGTTGTGGACTGCGATCATGCTCAAGGAGCAGAACCCGGAACTCGATGTGGTGCTGATCGAAGCGGACATTTGCGGTGCCGGCGCCAGTGGCCGCAACGGCGGTTGTGCGTTGTCGTGGTCGGCCAAGTACTTCACGCTGGAGCGGTTGTTTGGCGTCGAAGAGGCGGTGCGCCTGGTCAAGGAATCCGAGCGCAGCATTTACGCGATTGGCACCTTCTGCGAGCAGTACGGCGTGGACGCCGATTTCCGCCTCGATGGCACGCTCTATACCGCGACCAATCACGCCCAGTGCGGCTCGACCGATGCGGTGATTGCCGCGCTGGCGCGCAACGGCATCAACTCGTTCACCCAACGGCCGGTCGCCGACGTGCAACGCATGGCCGGTTCCCGAAAGCACTTGGAGGGCTGGTTTTCGCCGGCCGCCGCCAGTGTGCAGCCGGGCAAACTGGTGCGCGGCTTGCGCCGGGTGGCGTTGCAATTGGGCGTGAGAATTCACGAAAACACCGCGATGACCGGGCTGGAGGAGGGCACGCCGGCAGGGGTGGAAACGCCGAAAGGAACGGTCTGCGCGGATCGGGTAGTGCTGGCGATGAACGCGTGGATGGCCCGGGCGTTCCCGCAGTTCGAACGCAGCGTGGCGATTGTTTCCAGCGACATGTTGATCACTGAACCGCGGCCTGATCTGCTCAATGAAATCGGCCTGACCAGCGGTGTCACCGTCCTCGATTCGCGGATTTTCGTGCACTACTACCACAACACCCCGGACGGGCGAATCATGCTCGGCAAGGGCGGCAATACGTTTGCCTACGGCGGGCGAATGCTGCCGGTGTTCGATCAGCCGTCACCGTACGCCGGGTTGTTGAAGGACAGCTTGAGTGAGTTCTTTCCGGCGTTTGCCGGGGTCAAGGTCGAGGCCACCTGGAACGGTCCGTCGGATCGCTCGGTCACCGGTTTGCCGTTCTTTGGCCAGATGAGCGCCAGCGGGAATGTGTTCTACGGGTTCGGGTATTCCGGCAGCGGCGTTGGTCCGTGTCACATGGGCGGGCAGATTCTTGCCTCGATGGTCCTTGGGCTGGACAACGCCTGGACTCGTTCGCCATTGGTGAACGGCCCGCTGGGGTTCTTCCCGCCGGAGCCGATCCGTTACCTCGGTTCCCTGATGGTGCGCAACGCCATCCGCCGCAAGGAGCGCGCTGAAGATCACGGTCGCCGACCACGGCATCTGGACGTGCGCCTGGCCAAATTGGCGGCGGCGGCCGGCAAAGCGGACAAGGGTTGA
- a CDS encoding LysR family transcriptional regulator: MSVSHAQLKAFHAVAVHGSFTKAAERLFLTQPAISDQVRKLEERFAVLLFHRNKRSVRLTDLGERLLSITQRLFVIEAEAQELLHDSQALKTGSLILAVDAPVHVLPQIARFCERFPGISVKIETGNTDESLFRLFNYQADLALLGRDVSDERLISLPLRNDPMVAFVSRNHPWADRESICLADLDDTPLVLREIGSVTRQTLEEEMARAGYRIRPAIQVEGREAAREAVVVGIGVGVVSAAEFGADSRVCALPITDCTRRLTETLVCLREQSSRRVVATFLEMVRESLV; this comes from the coding sequence ATGTCGGTTTCCCACGCCCAGCTCAAAGCCTTCCACGCCGTGGCCGTCCACGGAAGCTTTACCAAAGCCGCCGAACGGCTCTTTCTCACACAACCGGCCATTTCCGACCAGGTGCGCAAACTTGAAGAGCGATTTGCTGTGTTGCTGTTCCACCGCAACAAACGCTCGGTGCGCCTGACCGACCTGGGCGAACGCTTGTTGAGCATCACCCAGCGGTTGTTCGTCATTGAAGCCGAGGCGCAGGAGTTGCTTCACGACTCCCAGGCGTTGAAGACCGGCAGCCTGATCCTCGCGGTGGATGCGCCGGTGCATGTGCTGCCGCAGATCGCAAGGTTTTGCGAACGCTTCCCCGGCATCAGCGTAAAGATTGAAACCGGCAATACCGATGAGTCGCTGTTTCGCCTGTTCAACTATCAGGCCGACCTGGCGCTGCTGGGTCGGGATGTCAGTGATGAGCGGCTGATCTCGTTGCCCCTGCGCAATGACCCGATGGTGGCGTTTGTCTCACGCAATCACCCGTGGGCCGATCGCGAGTCGATTTGCCTCGCGGACCTGGACGACACACCGTTGGTGCTACGGGAAATCGGCTCGGTGACCCGCCAGACACTGGAAGAGGAAATGGCCCGCGCCGGGTACCGCATTCGCCCGGCGATTCAGGTTGAAGGCCGCGAAGCGGCGCGCGAAGCGGTGGTCGTGGGGATTGGGGTTGGCGTGGTGTCGGCCGCCGAGTTCGGTGCCGACTCAAGGGTTTGCGCGTTGCCGATTACCGATTGCACGCGGCGTCTGACGGAGACGCTGGTGTGCTTGCGCGAGCAGAGTTCGCGACGGGTCGTGGCGACGTTTCTGGAGATGGTTCGCGAGAGTCTGGTGTAG